Proteins from a genomic interval of Pristis pectinata isolate sPriPec2 chromosome 9, sPriPec2.1.pri, whole genome shotgun sequence:
- the LOC127574587 gene encoding antizyme inhibitor 1-like translates to MKGFVELEESYPFDLLEEKTTLNDVIDNHIRDHMLEQTERNAFFVADLGNVMKKNIRWQNVMTHVKPFYSVKCNSSQSVIEVLAALGTGFACANKNEITLVQSLGVTSDNIIYINPCKQVSQIKYAAKKGINVMSCDNEAELLKIARNHPSAKLLVDIATADSNEENEMGMKFGATLKDCRHLLESAKELGIQVVGVRFHVASSNSNVETYLHALSDARCIFDMAKELGFDMSLLDIGGGFSGTDGELQLEKVFDAINPLLEIYFPPESDTKIIAEPGSYYVNSAFTLAVNIVAKKTIARDSQDQSEVSSMNDEPFFMYYISDGVYGSFTNSLYGTVNAIPILHKKPNSGEPVFASSLWGPSCDGLDQVVEHCLLPELSVGDWVIFENMGAYTLKQSAFNEFQKLPVYCVMSISDWCWMQEVGLTLETSVKNSSCVPSCFQLSQEGGFPATGLSGISA, encoded by the exons atgaaaggatttgttgaaCTTGAAGAAAGCTACCCCTTTGACCTTCTGGAAGAAAAAACCACACTTAATGATGTTATTGACAACCATATTCGTGATCATATGCTTGAG CAAACCGAAAGGAATGCCTTTTTTGTTGCTGATCTTGGGAATGTTATGAAGAAGAACATTCGATGGCAGAATGTGATGACGCACGTGAAACCATTTTACTCTGTCAAGTGTAACAGCAGTCAATCTGTAATTGAAGTTCTGGCAGCTCTTGGAACAGGTTTTGCCTGTGCAAACAAG AATGAAATAACTCTTGTGCAAAGCTTGGGTGTAACATCTGACAATATCATCTACATAAACCCATGCAAGCAGGTCTCCCAGATTAAATATGCAgccaaaaaaggaataaatgtCATGAGCTGTGATAACGAGGCTGAACTTCTGAAAATTGCACGCAACCATCCTAGTGCCAA GCTCTTGGTAGACATTGCAACTGCTGATTCAAATGAAGAAAATGAGATGGGTATGAAGTTTGGAGCTACATTGAAGGACTGCAGACACCTTTTGGAATCTGCCAAAGAACTAGGGATTCAGGTGGTTGGTGTAAG GTTTCATGTTGCAAGCTCAAACAGCAATGTAGAGACTTACCTGCACGCTTTATCTGATGCTCGATGTATCTTTGATATGGCT AAAGAGCTCGGTTTTGACATGAGTCTGCTTGACATTGGAGGTGGATTTTCTGGAACAGATGGTGAATTACAGCTTGAAAAG GTTTTTGATGCCATTAATCCACTCCTTGAGATTTACTTCCCCCCTGAAAGTGATACTAAAATTATTGCTGAACCCGGTAGCTACTATGTGAATTCTGCATTCACTCTAGCAGTTAACATAGTAGCTAAGAAAACTATTGCGAGAGATTCACAGGATCAGTCTGAAG TTTCTTCTATGAACGATGAGCCATTCTTCATGTATTACATAAGTGATGGTGTTTACGGCTCTTTTACAAACAGTCTGTACGGAACTGTGAATGCCATTCCAATTCTTCACAAG AAACCTAATTCAGGAGAGCCTGTATTTGCCAGTAGCCTGTGGGGACCATCCTGTGATGGGCTTGATCAGGTTGTAGAACACTGTCTCCTACCTGAATTAAGTGTAGGTGATTGGGTCATCTTTGAAAACATGGGAGCATACACATTGAAGCAATCTGCTTTTAATGAGTTCCAGAAACTGCCAGTTTACTGTGTGATGTCAATAAGTGATTG GTGTTGGATGCAGGAAGTTGGTTTAACGTTGGAAACATCTGTGAAGAACTCCTCATGTGTGCCTTCTTGTTTTCAGCTGAGCCAGGAAGGTGGCTTTCCAGCTACTGGTTTGTCTGGCATCAGTGCTTAA